The Dethiosulfovibrio peptidovorans genome contains a region encoding:
- a CDS encoding ABC transporter substrate-binding protein, with amino-acid sequence MKRYVKHFVLSIIMSLTFMSLSSAAFAAPKYTWSFACPWSRPVSEKGYKMFCDKVSEYTNGDIEIKLYMGGLLGTHDESFHGVRDGSIEVSALSPYVNLIPGGMLNWMPWTIGSFDEARIAYAYPDGIIYKLMDVAWGEVNCKLLFSCSQGAYGLANNVRPLRTPSDLKNLKLRVSSSTAAVRCLENMGSGTGMLMENLPWSEIYTALSRGVVDGCWTMLPSLVDERQCEVLKHYTHNLLVWDANNVVINMDLWNELKPEYQKAILKAGAEAEQYLNDLHEAKEDEYRKKLEAMSGFTITKISDEEREMWREKANMPAIWKELCDPWLEKHWPGQNKSKEILNELNEIHRRCIEQKAAKKSS; translated from the coding sequence ATGAAACGCTATGTAAAGCACTTTGTTTTGTCAATTATTATGAGTCTTACTTTTATGTCTTTGTCGTCGGCTGCTTTTGCAGCTCCAAAGTATACGTGGTCTTTTGCATGCCCCTGGTCACGTCCTGTGTCGGAAAAAGGATACAAAATGTTTTGTGATAAAGTCTCTGAGTATACAAACGGAGATATCGAGATCAAACTATACATGGGCGGGCTTCTGGGGACTCATGATGAGTCATTTCATGGCGTGCGCGACGGGAGTATCGAGGTTTCGGCTCTTTCCCCTTACGTAAACCTCATTCCTGGCGGAATGTTGAACTGGATGCCTTGGACGATCGGTTCTTTCGATGAGGCGAGAATCGCTTATGCGTATCCGGATGGGATTATCTATAAGTTGATGGATGTTGCTTGGGGAGAGGTCAATTGTAAGCTGTTGTTCAGCTGCTCTCAGGGAGCCTATGGGCTTGCCAATAACGTTCGTCCTCTTCGTACCCCCTCTGACCTTAAGAACTTAAAGTTGCGCGTCTCGTCTTCCACGGCAGCGGTTCGTTGTCTGGAGAATATGGGCTCAGGCACTGGTATGTTGATGGAGAATCTGCCCTGGAGTGAAATTTATACAGCCCTCTCGCGAGGAGTTGTTGATGGTTGTTGGACAATGTTGCCTTCTCTTGTTGATGAGCGTCAATGTGAAGTTTTAAAGCATTATACTCATAATTTGTTAGTTTGGGATGCGAATAACGTCGTTATCAACATGGATCTGTGGAATGAGTTGAAGCCGGAGTATCAGAAGGCCATTTTAAAGGCTGGTGCAGAAGCGGAACAGTATCTTAATGACTTGCATGAAGCTAAAGAGGATGAGTACAGGAAAAAACTTGAGGCTATGTCAGGATTTACTATTACTAAAATATCGGATGAGGAACGTGAAATGTGGCGCGAAAAAGCCAACATGCCAGCCATTTGGAAAGAACTATGTGATCCGTGGCTGGAGAAGCATTGGCCGGGACAGAATAAGAGCAAAGAAATCTTGAATGAGCTCAATGAGATTCACCGTCGTTGTATCGAGCAAAAAGCAGCGAAAAAGTCTTCGTAA
- the deoC gene encoding deoxyribose-phosphate aldolase has translation MQNEKLASMIDHTLLKAESTPKEIQDLCSEAREWSFASVCVNGSYVSLAAHELEGSLVKVCTVVGFPLGATSSAVKAFEAKDALENGAQEIDMVINIGRLKAGDDEYVRDDIAAVKAVLKADALLKVILETCLLTDDEKVRGARAAVQAGADFVKTSTGFSSGGATVEDVALIRKVVGGNVGVKASGGIRTREDALRMMEAGASRIGASRSIRICSGESV, from the coding sequence ATGCAAAATGAAAAATTAGCCTCAATGATTGATCATACCTTGTTAAAGGCCGAAAGCACTCCCAAGGAGATTCAAGACCTCTGCTCCGAGGCTCGTGAGTGGAGCTTTGCATCGGTCTGCGTCAACGGTTCCTACGTTTCTCTGGCAGCCCATGAGCTTGAGGGCTCGCTGGTGAAGGTCTGCACCGTTGTGGGCTTCCCCTTGGGAGCGACCTCGTCGGCCGTCAAGGCGTTTGAGGCAAAAGACGCCCTGGAGAACGGTGCTCAGGAGATCGACATGGTCATCAACATCGGCAGACTCAAGGCCGGTGACGATGAATACGTTCGTGATGATATCGCTGCCGTTAAGGCGGTCCTGAAGGCGGATGCTCTGCTCAAAGTAATTCTGGAGACCTGCCTTCTCACCGACGACGAGAAAGTTCGAGGTGCTCGGGCAGCTGTTCAGGCAGGAGCGGATTTCGTCAAGACCTCCACGGGATTTTCCAGCGGCGGTGCCACAGTGGAGGATGTGGCTCTCATACGAAAGGTTGTGGGGGGGAATGTCGGTGTTAAGGCATCGGGCGGAATCCGAACGAGGGAGGACGCCCTCAGAATGATGGAGGCCGGCGCCTCTCGCATCGGAGCGTCCAGATCGATTCGAATTTGTTCTGGGGAGAGTGTGTAG
- a CDS encoding secretion protein HlyD: protein MFGSRKDSKNGNGGKGCPKRMVEGWGREELEFLPAALEIVESPPSPIGRALLWIVVSFFLIALAWSIVGTVDEVAVAPGKVIPSGYTKIVQAEDKGIVRRLNVANGSPVREGDVLIELDTVITEADMVRLTKERDFYALDLARLFADRDGEPFVPPEGSWDPEIVLHQQELSRTRQLEFRSRINVLKQQALMAEAALQNSKRQYDKYAALLPIVTEQRKKTEELASDGTVSLLEHQTYLQKEIEVRQDLLSQQAEVDRNQHTVVESNMELKKVESEWLSEISARIVEDRKQLHVVEEELVKAKEKNRLSRITAPIDGVVQQLEIHTLGAVVTPAQPLMLIVPAGGGIEFEVWVENRDIGFVCSGQDAEIKVETFSFQKYGTLEGRVKSVATEAKEDEKRGLIYQALLETSRDHYVVEGKRVPLLPGMSVTGEIKIRRKRIIEYFLDTFRRYVNEALRER, encoded by the coding sequence ATGTTTGGATCGCGGAAGGACAGCAAGAATGGAAACGGGGGCAAGGGATGTCCGAAACGCATGGTCGAGGGCTGGGGGCGCGAGGAACTGGAATTCCTTCCAGCGGCCCTGGAGATTGTGGAAAGTCCTCCGTCTCCTATCGGGCGAGCTCTATTGTGGATCGTGGTCTCCTTCTTTCTGATTGCCCTGGCCTGGTCGATCGTTGGCACGGTGGACGAGGTCGCCGTGGCTCCTGGCAAGGTTATCCCATCCGGCTACACTAAAATAGTGCAGGCGGAGGACAAGGGGATCGTCCGAAGATTGAATGTGGCGAATGGCTCGCCCGTTCGCGAGGGCGATGTGCTGATTGAGCTGGACACGGTGATCACGGAGGCCGACATGGTGCGCTTGACGAAGGAGCGGGATTTTTACGCCCTGGACCTGGCGCGGCTCTTCGCCGACCGTGATGGCGAGCCCTTCGTGCCACCAGAAGGCAGCTGGGATCCTGAGATCGTCCTGCATCAACAGGAGCTTTCCCGTACGCGACAGCTGGAGTTCCGGTCCCGGATCAATGTCCTGAAACAACAGGCGCTGATGGCCGAGGCCGCGCTCCAGAATTCGAAGCGGCAATACGACAAATACGCTGCCCTCCTTCCGATAGTAACTGAACAGCGGAAGAAGACAGAGGAGCTCGCGTCAGATGGTACGGTATCGCTGCTGGAACACCAGACGTACCTGCAGAAGGAGATTGAGGTCAGGCAGGATCTTCTTTCCCAGCAGGCGGAGGTCGACCGGAACCAACACACCGTTGTGGAGAGCAATATGGAACTGAAAAAGGTTGAGAGCGAATGGCTCTCCGAGATATCCGCACGGATCGTGGAGGACCGTAAACAGCTTCATGTGGTGGAGGAAGAATTGGTCAAGGCAAAGGAGAAAAATCGTCTGAGCCGGATAACTGCGCCCATCGACGGTGTGGTGCAGCAGCTGGAGATCCACACGCTGGGTGCCGTGGTCACACCTGCGCAGCCGTTGATGCTGATCGTTCCGGCGGGCGGGGGTATAGAGTTCGAGGTCTGGGTGGAGAACCGGGACATCGGGTTTGTCTGTTCGGGGCAGGACGCCGAGATCAAGGTGGAGACCTTCAGCTTCCAGAAGTATGGCACCCTGGAGGGACGCGTGAAGTCCGTTGCGACGGAGGCGAAGGAGGACGAGAAGCGCGGCCTGATCTATCAGGCTCTGCTGGAGACGTCCCGGGATCACTATGTCGTCGAGGGGAAGAGAGTCCCCCTGCTCCCTGGGATGTCCGTGACGGGGGAGATCAAGATCCGTCGGAAACGGATCATCGAATATTTTCTGGACACGTTCCGACGCTACGTGAACGAGGCGCTTCGAGAGAGGTAG
- a CDS encoding type I secretion system permease/ATPase — protein MTERPKDGQNTIGGAESEDPASSGFRSLVENALIALATAARIVGLPADPESLCRAFPSREPGSIPLILLRAAKRIGLKAKRLTTSPDKLDRLPQPSLLLLPDGNVLIFLRAEAAADAETGKGRVMLLRVAERTPFVWSFEQLGTVWEGDAIPLARRFSFSELGRKFSIGWFLPVILRFRRHLGEVFVGSFFLQTFGLITPLFSQVIIDKVLIHKGLSTLDVLVLGLFVINIFEMILSVTRTYLFSHTTNRVDVILGAKLFKHLLALPLPYFEARTVGTTIARVRELETIRSFITGTALTVVLDLIFTVVFVAVMFFYSPKLTLISLAALPLFIALSVVVTPIIRERLNRKFACNAESQSYLVEMVTGVQTVKSLAIEPQLNHRWEGLLANYVRSSFRAGFLSSLAGSTAHLIQKTSTLAILWFGARMVMQGEFTVGQLIAFQMLSGRVTEPILRLATLWQDFQQVRLSIERLGDVLNFPAEPDSSPGRSSLGRIRGRIEFNHVGFRYRLDGPPILDDIDLIVEPGTTVGIVGRSGSGKSTLTKLVQRFYVPAQGRLLVDGVDLAQVDPVWLRRQIGVVLQENFLFNGSVRDNIAVVDTSAPLERVAAAARLAGAHDFILELPDGYDTPVGERGSSLSGGQRQRIAIARTLMTDPRILIFDEATSALDYESERIIQQNLRSICRGRTVFIIAHRLSTVRMADTILAMDKGRIVERGTHDELLKKGGLYSSLYRQQALLGDTQ, from the coding sequence ATGACGGAACGTCCCAAAGATGGACAAAATACAATCGGAGGAGCGGAGTCAGAGGACCCCGCTTCCTCCGGTTTCAGATCCCTGGTGGAGAATGCCCTGATCGCCCTGGCGACGGCAGCACGCATCGTGGGCCTTCCGGCCGATCCCGAGAGCCTGTGTCGTGCGTTCCCCTCTCGTGAGCCTGGCTCTATTCCTCTCATCCTCCTGCGTGCGGCGAAGAGAATCGGGCTCAAGGCGAAGAGACTGACGACCTCTCCAGATAAGCTCGACAGACTGCCGCAGCCTTCGCTGCTTCTCCTTCCTGACGGGAACGTTCTGATCTTTCTGAGGGCGGAGGCGGCAGCTGACGCCGAAACCGGGAAGGGACGGGTCATGCTGCTCCGTGTCGCGGAGCGCACCCCCTTCGTCTGGAGCTTCGAACAGCTGGGCACGGTATGGGAGGGGGACGCCATTCCTCTGGCGCGTCGTTTCTCTTTCTCGGAGCTGGGCAGGAAATTCAGTATTGGATGGTTCCTGCCGGTGATTCTGCGCTTCAGGCGGCACCTGGGCGAGGTCTTTGTCGGATCCTTCTTCCTTCAGACTTTCGGGCTGATCACTCCGCTCTTTTCTCAGGTGATCATCGACAAGGTGCTGATCCATAAAGGGCTGTCCACTCTGGATGTGCTCGTACTGGGTCTGTTTGTCATCAACATCTTCGAGATGATCCTGAGCGTGACCCGAACCTATCTGTTTTCCCACACGACGAATCGTGTGGATGTCATTCTGGGTGCCAAGCTCTTCAAACATCTTCTGGCGCTGCCACTGCCGTACTTCGAGGCCCGCACGGTTGGCACGACCATAGCGCGGGTCCGGGAGCTGGAGACGATTCGTTCCTTCATCACGGGCACGGCACTGACGGTGGTTCTGGACCTGATCTTCACGGTCGTGTTCGTGGCCGTGATGTTCTTCTATAGCCCCAAGCTGACGCTGATCTCGCTTGCGGCGCTGCCGTTGTTCATCGCGCTCTCTGTGGTGGTGACGCCGATCATTCGGGAACGTCTGAACAGGAAGTTCGCGTGTAACGCGGAGTCTCAGTCGTACCTCGTTGAGATGGTAACAGGCGTCCAGACCGTCAAGAGCCTGGCTATTGAGCCGCAGCTGAATCACCGTTGGGAGGGGTTGCTCGCGAATTACGTTCGTTCCTCTTTTCGTGCGGGGTTTCTGAGCAGCCTTGCGGGCAGTACGGCACACCTGATCCAGAAAACGTCAACCCTCGCCATTCTGTGGTTCGGGGCCCGAATGGTGATGCAGGGGGAGTTCACGGTCGGTCAGCTCATCGCGTTTCAGATGCTCTCCGGCCGGGTGACGGAGCCTATATTACGTCTGGCGACGCTATGGCAAGATTTTCAGCAGGTACGGCTCTCTATAGAACGGCTTGGTGATGTGCTGAACTTCCCGGCGGAGCCGGATAGTTCACCGGGCCGTAGTTCGCTGGGGCGGATCAGGGGGCGGATTGAATTCAATCACGTGGGGTTCCGGTATCGGCTGGACGGACCGCCCATACTGGACGACATTGATCTGATTGTTGAGCCGGGTACGACGGTGGGTATCGTAGGCCGTTCGGGATCAGGGAAGAGTACGCTGACCAAACTGGTGCAACGCTTCTACGTCCCCGCTCAGGGCCGCTTGCTTGTGGACGGGGTCGACCTCGCGCAGGTCGACCCCGTATGGCTCAGGCGTCAGATTGGCGTGGTGTTGCAGGAGAATTTTCTCTTCAACGGGAGTGTGAGGGATAATATCGCCGTGGTGGATACGTCAGCTCCCTTGGAGCGGGTTGCCGCCGCAGCGAGGCTGGCAGGAGCTCACGACTTCATCCTGGAACTTCCAGATGGGTACGACACGCCGGTTGGAGAGCGCGGTTCCTCCCTTTCGGGAGGGCAGCGTCAGCGTATCGCGATAGCGCGGACGCTGATGACCGATCCGCGTATCCTTATTTTCGACGAGGCGACGAGTGCTCTGGATTACGAGTCGGAGCGGATTATCCAGCAGAACCTGCGCAGTATCTGCCGGGGTCGGACGGTGTTCATCATCGCGCACCGGCTCTCTACGGTGCGCATGGCGGATACCATCCTGGCGATGGATAAGGGGCGTATCGTCGAGCGGGGCACACACGATGAGCTGCTGAAGAAGGGGGGGCTCTACAGCTCCCTGTACCGGCAGCAGGCCCTGCTGGGCGATACACAGTAG